The Branchiostoma lanceolatum isolate klBraLanc5 chromosome 1, klBraLanc5.hap2, whole genome shotgun sequence genomic sequence aaaatctTTACCAGAAATAGGCTGCGTGGACTACATATTATAAATTGTGAGCAATTGCTTTTTGCCTTGCATATAGAAATCATGTCTTAAATGATTCATCAAGGCTCTGTTCATTGTAGTCATTAAATTTGACTGAGAGAAGAGCACATGGCCATTTGGAATATTGTACTTCCTTCTCCAGAACACTTTTGCATGCTTCTTGCACGGATCAATTTATCATCTAGTGTATGGTGCCAGCAAAAATTGGGCCCTTGCTTCtgtgtgcatgatatttcactGGGAGTGGCAAATTCGTGGTGCAGTGCCTTAACTGGGTGGTGAAACTTTCTACATAAATTTGATTTTGTGGCAGTGTTTCACTTTTCAATACCGAGTTGGCAATTTTGTAGCATTCTGGATACTGGCTTCACAGAACACATTCCATTCTGTTACTGTTGCCTTCTTCACTAATTTTGGACATAGAACACTTCCAGGTCTGAAAGAGCTTAATTTCCCACTCAACCTTTGGAGAGATAAAGAAATTACTTCTCCAAACACATCAAAAGAAATAAACCAAACTGTCTCTAATTCTTGATGCTTTTTTCAGGTATGGGATTCTTGGTTTCCAGTATAGGCCTAAGCCAAACTGCAAAATTGGTTGTTGTCAGTTCTTCCCTTATTGTGGGTGCATTGTACACTACTAATAAAGAATGTCAATTTCTTCCCTTATTGCAGGTGCATACACCACTAAAAGAAGGTTTATGTTTCATCTCATCTCAAGTGTTGTTGAGCTTAGTTCAGCAAGGCTCAAAACATGTTCTCTATAACTTGCACAAAGTCGACAAGGTTAATCAAATGGATACCGTCAACTGATTTTGTCATTTGGAGACTCCAATTTCACTTTGCAATCAAACTGGAACTCACATGGACACTGTATTTATCACAACAGGTTGAAATGGCATTTAAGCATCTGTACAGACAGtttctttgaagaaaaaaaactgttcttagtggcaaatgtgatagatgttggcacattggcaaccaaatctttagtttgtttttttggcacactgTCAGACAGATAAGCCAAAGAGGCTCGGTTGGCGTCACTCCAGTCATGGTAGGAATATAGTAtcaagcgcctttcccaagggcacgacatcAGGTCTTGGTGATTATCAAAcctgggacctattggttctgagtccaacgctctactTGACACCTTGGGCAAAAAAGTAAGGGTTTGGTTTCAATGGCAAAATCTAACAGCAAAGGTACTGTGGGCATGGGGTAGGGATTTAATGTGGAAACCAATGGTCTGTGGAAGGGGGTGAATTTTAATTTGATGACTAACCTTTTGTCTCATATCTATAATTCTTGATTGCACAAAAGAAAAGGCAGTTTATAATCACAGCTACACTAGTTAATTGGCACTTGAATCAAAGATGGTTTGTGGAAATGTTGATTGATGTTTTTGTCATAGGTAACTTATGAACAAGTGGGATGCAAACCAGTCAAACTGAAATAGCAATCACATTTGCAGGATAGGCACCAATTCAAAGTTTTAATATTGAGCTTTAAGTGGTggagtttttttaaagtttcacAGAATACTGTAACTTCTTTCATTATCGTCAATGTAACTATACAGATGCCTTAAGACAATGTCAATGGGGTGAAATTGTGTTGTAGTTTGGCTGAGACATCTTTCTGGATTTAGTTAGTTGTCTCTTTAAATTCTGTAAGCTCTTCCACGAACAAAGAGGCTAAGTATTCTGGGCCCCTTTCCCAGCAAACTGTCGTAACAtcttcaaaacatacaaacacatgtttCAATATACTTTTTGCATGAATCAAGTCGAGAAGGAAAAACAGACAGAACACAGCTCTTGGGAAGGACACATAAGACAGTGTACATAAGGATGTGGACATTGAAACCGGTTAGTCCCCACATTCCCATCCCAGAAAGAAACAGCACAACAATAAtatgatgaaatgaaataggCATACTTAATAAGGGGTTCTTTTTTAGATCAACGAAATCGTGAAATTAGTGTTTAAATGTGCTTGGGGACTTATCGAGATCTCGCCCCAGATGGCAACAATGAAAAATTTCCTTTCACATCCAGTTTTCTGGTGAAACTCTCTACTTTTCCTGTGATATCAAAATGTGTTTTGATTCATCTTTATCATGAAGCAGGCAGatgtaaaaaaacatgatttgattcatctttatcatgaagcaagcagattttttttagattgttGTGTATGTCTGATTTCTCATTTAAGAAATATGTTCCCCCATTACCCAACCCAATGGCTAATTCAACCCAAACTTATCTAAAGGTAAGGGGCAAATTTAGGAGTTCTGCTAATTTTTCCTGATATAAAAACGTGATTTGATTCTTCTATATCATGAAGCAGGTAGATATTTTCGTTCTCTGATTATGTCTGATTTCTCATTTTAAGAAATTTGTTCCCCATCAACCAAACCCCACCGCTTACTCTACTTCACCTGCAGTCAGTCCTCCGGTCCCCGGTTCTGTCCAACACGAGCAGCATTGGGCACAGAAGCGAGGCAGCGCCTGCCGCGAGGGTGGACACCCACGGTCAGTAGCGCCACCTGCCACAAAAGCCATCACATGCAGACAAGTGTTAAACAGCACGCAAACACTCCACAACACCATGGTCCACACCACCcaaccacccacccacccaccaaaCATGGCCAACATTTCCTACAAGGATGATTAAACACTTAAACAGTTAACCCATCCATACTTTATACCGAGGTACGTAAACTTACCTTTGCTGCAGTTGGTCAGGCAAGGGTTTTGTTTTTTAGTTTGGGGGGCATGTGTGGTATATTTCTGAGTTTCAAGGGGACTGGGAGTGTTTTTGTGTGGTAAATAAATGGGTCAATAAGACTTTATTTTCCGTGTGTAGGGGGTAGACAGGGTGTTCTTGGAACTTTGTTCTTTCAGCTCTCCATTTTGCAGTGCTTACTTTCTCTGGAGTTTGCAGGGTTTTCAGGACGATCGTTTTGTCTTTTTCAGGAACGTTTTCAGCAGCAGAGGACTAGTGGTGTCAATGGGTGACAATCTGGAATACTATAACCTACAATGAAAAAGACAATATTGGACTGAATTTCAGTCCAACAATAAAATGCGAGACAGAATGTCAAGAAATTGTAGACATTTGTTGCTTTTTTAGCCTTTTTTTCACCATGTTTTGGGTGGCTACTTTCTTTATTTAATGATTTCAAGGTATGGATTAAAGGATACAATGATTACACATATATAGGTTACGTTCTACCAAACATTACGCCAATCCACTACACAGTTGTTTCTAATTGACTTTCCAGTTTGCTCTACTttccaaataaaacaaacagttGAATAAGTCTACTTTAACTTTCTAGAGATATAAAAAGGTTGCAAGAGGAATAGGCCTAAATAAAAAAGTTTGTCTACAACACACACGTCGCTTCGGCGTCTGGAAATTCAGAACTAACCGGGCGACACAAACACTTTGGCAAATTTACAGCAAAGTTAGTCGGGTGAAACCCTCTGACAAGTTTAAGAGCCTGGATTGAAATCTGCTGTTGATGAGAGAGAATAGGTAAGTCCTGCGAAGTCTCGTCGAAAGGGTTAAATCCAATAAAGTCTTTCCTTAGGCAATTCTGGAGTTTTTTAAGTCCAGGCAGCCAGACAGAATAGAGCAATCACATGGAATGATTCACAAAAATTCACAGCACAAGCTTTCACTACTATGGTAATCCTAAGAAAGATATACTTGGTATACTCCAAAAGATCTTCATGTGGGGACTTTCGTCAAAGGAGAATGGATATAAAGTCATGTGGGCGGTACGTAAAGAGGATGCCAGTTTCCAATAATTATCTTCCATGATGGCCAAAACAGAGGTAGTTATCAGGGCCGACATCAGATTTCGTGTCATCCAATTTGGAAGTACCAGCCAAGAAGAGAGGAACCCTTTCCTTCCTATTTCCACTGCTGGCCGTAGGAGTCCTGGTACCATTCCTGACCTCCGCTGGAAGATCCGCCGCTGTAGCCCTGGCCGCCCCAGTCCTGGCTGGCGAGAGGCTGTTGAGCAATGGGAGCAGACTGCCACTGGCCTCCTCCTTGGTTGTTGGCACGGCGTTTTGTGTCGGGCCCCTGATTTCCCTGCCCGTCAGCCTTCCTCTTGGCGCCCCCCCTAGTGCCACCCCCACGGCCGCCCCCGCGACCCCCTCTACCGCGCTGCTGCGTCCCCCCTCGGCCGCCACGGCCTCCCCGGGCGGCCCCGCCTCGCGGCGAGAAGCCAGCACGGCCCCGGGGAGCACCACGGGGTCCCATGCCCCCGCGGGGAGGGCCCATCGGACCACCACGGCCCCGGCCGCCGCGGCCACCATAACCACCACCATAGCCATAGTCATCGTAACGGTCGTAACCGCCACCATAGTAAGGGTCATTGTAGTAGGGGTCGTCGTAACCCCCACGGTAGTCCTCGGCGTATCCCCCATAGCCATAGTCGTCATAGCCACCGCCATAGCCATAGTCGCCCCTGTAGTCTCCACCGCGGCGGTCGAAACCACCACGGCCTCGACCACGCATGGGGCCCCCGCGGCCGGCACCGTAGCCATCATAGTCATAGCTGAAAAACACAAGCGTACATCAAATGCTGGGTGTGCTGATTTTTCCTTATTTACATCAACGTGTATACAATATCAGACCAGACCATGCATGGGGCATAGTGTCTAATCTTACACATTGCTTCTTGCAATGTTCCTGTTTGAACATCTGTCATCACACAATTATCAAATAATGGCTAGTCATACAAAGATCTCATGCTTGGTTTTGATAGGCATGATACCAGTGTCTTTGACAGAAATATAGACTTTCTTTTTACTCGAAACCAAGCTTTTTCAATTCACCAAGTCATACTACTGGCATGGTATCAAAACTATTGATGCATTGGGAACAATTACACAAGGACTAAGGACAAATGTAGCTCGTTGCTTACCCGCCCATCATCTTTTCCTGCTCTCTCTGCCTCTtcctctccttcttcttctccgaTGGTGGCTTGGCCAGTGAGATTTCCATCGCAGAACCTTCCAGCTCCTTGCCATTCAGATCTTCCATGGCCTGTCAGACAGAAATGTGTGTCAGTAACGTGacaatgaaaaacaatcaaATAAGTCAATTGTTCTCAAGCATCAGGGTCTGGGGCATGGTGGCTACagacatgaaaaaaacaatacagtaCTATCAAAACTAGCGGACTTAAAGATTAAAAAGGAAGAGTTTTTGTCTTCAATGGTAGCAAAACTACAAGAATACCAACCTTGATGGCATCTTCTCTGTTCTCGAAGTGGACGAAGGCGTAGTCCTTGATCTTTTTGACTCTCTCGACCGTGCCGTACGGCTCGAACTTGGCCTGGATGATCTCCTCTGCAGCTTCAACTGCGAGGTTCCTGACGTACAGCACCTTAACCTGTTGGGCAGGAGGCAGAGCGACTGTTAACGACTGCCCAGAGAGGTGGCTTCTGCACAACACTGTCTACCTATACCCTCTGAACTATGCCCCTTAGCTATGAGGGGGGAGGCAGCGCGCGCGGAGGGTCACGGAGACGCCCATGGGGGTGGCACAGTAGGGGGGGTCAACCAAGAGGAGGGCCAGCGGACAGGGAAGGGCCGCGGCCGTCCCCGATCCAGTATACCTGAATTCCTGGATAGGGGTGTTACTTGTTTCCACTGCTGAAAACCATTGAAACATTTCAAGTGAAATGACAGTTACAGAGAGAGacaccacacacaaacacacacacatgcacacaaccGTCCCTTTGCTTATAGCGTACAACAAAACCCTGGAAGGCTTTTGGATGCAAGGTGAACATGTCAAACAGCATTTTTCAGTTCAGACACATTTTCCAGTGGATGATCTTGCAATAATCCCTTTGACTTCACCACAATGCTCACCATAATGTTCTGGCATCACCTTCAATCATAACAAGGAAGTGGAGTGAACGGATTTAACAAGCTTCAAGTTCAGCAAAGCAAATCAGTCCACTCCTGTTTTTCCACATCGAATTCTGGAGTTGACAGCAAAGTCAGAATGGCTCACATTCTACAAGAAGTCAAAGAGGCATGAGGAAGAACACAGCAACACATCCCAACCCTCCTCCATTTTCCAAACAACCTATTACATTTCAAATCTACAGGCTTGCCGTGAAGAACAGATTTAGTGGACCAAGATAtcaatctccaatcagatctgtcggtggcaatgacagttcAAGCTGTCAAAAGCAGTATAAGTGGCCAATAATacttggatactgtcattgccaccaacAGCTTTGCTTGGAGATAACCAAGATACTGTATAGTATTTCTGGTAAAATAATGCTGTGTTCTTCCTCAAAAAAACGCAAAGATCACCCCCTGGGCTCAGTGGTTGACCATTTTCCGTCCACTGACCTTCGACATGACCTCGTCGTCTGGCTCTTCGATGGGATCAGCCCAGTCAACTGTGACCGTGATGTTTCCCCAGACCTTGATGCGGCCGCTCATGAGCCTTCGCCTGGCCAGCGATGCCTCCTTGTGTGACAGGTACTCCAGGAAGGCAAAGCCCCGGTTCTTTCTCTTGTCCTCAGGCATGTAGTAGATGATCACATCCTTCAGACCATCTGCAGAAAAGGGAAGACAACatggtttaaccttctccctgctgccgaTGTAAC encodes the following:
- the LOC136432140 gene encoding heterogeneous nuclear ribonucleoprotein R-like isoform X3: MSAEGEDQPQAMEETEQQEPMETSQSGEQGLLASVQEALTKMYEEDVLSPGDLDERALDALREFDESGAQDVLKQFAESDLSHVQNKSAFLCGVMKTYRQRNKNKQNQQGDASKKGPDETKIKEILDRTGYKLDVTTGQRKYAMPVTEEEEKEMTDKLTQVFVSKIPRDMFEDELIPLFEKPGPIFDLRLMMDPLSGQNRGYAFVTYTTKESAQDAVKQLDNYEIRKGRWLGVCISVANNRLFVGSIPKNKSKQEIMEEFGKVTNGLKDVIIYYMPEDKRKNRGFAFLEYLSHKEASLARRRLMSGRIKVWGNITVTVDWADPIEEPDDEVMSKVKVLYVRNLAVEAAEEIIQAKFEPYGTVERVKKIKDYAFVHFENREDAIKAMEDLNGKELEGSAMEISLAKPPSEKKKERKRQREQEKMMGGYDYDGYGAGRGGPMRGRGRGGFDRRGGDYRGDYGYGGGYDDYGYGGYAEDYRGGYDDPYYNDPYYGGGYDRYDDYGYGGGYGGRGGRGRGGPMGPPRGGMGPRGAPRGRAGFSPRGGAARGGRGGRGGTQQRGRGGRGGGRGGGTRGGAKRKADGQGNQGPDTKRRANNQGGGQWQSAPIAQQPLASQDWGGQGYSGGSSSGGQEWYQDSYGQQWK
- the LOC136432140 gene encoding heterogeneous nuclear ribonucleoprotein R-like isoform X1, whose product is MSAEGEDQPQAMEETEQQEPMETSQSGEQGLLASVQEALTKMYEEDVLSPGDLDERALDALREFDESGAQDVLKQFAESDLSHVQNKSAFLCGVMKTYRQRNKNKQNQQGDASKKGPDETKIKEILDRTGYKLDVTTGQRKYAMPVTEEEEKEMTDKLTQQGHTSQSSMVFVSKIPRDMFEDELIPLFEKPGPIFDLRLMMDPLSGQNRGYAFVTYTTKESAQDAVKQLDNYEIRKGRWLGVCISVANNRLFVGSIPKNKSKQEIMEEFGKVTNGLKDVIIYYMPEDKRKNRGFAFLEYLSHKEASLARRRLMSGRIKVWGNITVTVDWADPIEEPDDEVMSKVKVLYVRNLAVEAAEEIIQAKFEPYGTVERVKKIKDYAFVHFENREDAIKAMEDLNGKELEGSAMEISLAKPPSEKKKERKRQREQEKMMGGYDYDGYGAGRGGPMRGRGRGGFDRRGGDYRGDYGYGGGYDDYGYGGYAEDYRGGYDDPYYNDPYYGGGYDRYDDYGYGGGYGGRGGRGRGGPMGPPRGGMGPRGAPRGRAGFSPRGGAARGGRGGRGGTQQRGRGGRGGGRGGGTRGGAKRKADGQGNQGPDTKRRANNQGGGQWQSAPIAQQPLASQDWGGQGYSGGSSSGGQEWYQDSYGQQWK
- the LOC136432140 gene encoding heterogeneous nuclear ribonucleoprotein R-like isoform X2, which encodes MSAEGEDQPQAMEETEQQEPMETSQSGEQGLLASVQEALTKMYEEDVLSPGDLDERALDALREFDESGAQDVLKQFAESDLSHVQNKSAFLCGVMKTYRQRNKNKQNQQGDASKKGPDETKIKEILDRTGYKLDVTTGQRKYAMPVTEEEEKEMTDKLTQQGHTSQSSMVFVGKIPRDMYEDELIPLFEKCGTIFDLRLMMDPLSGQNRGYAFVTYTTKESAQDAVKQLDNYEIRKGRWLGVCISVANNRLFVGSIPKNKSKQEIMEEFGKVTNGLKDVIIYYMPEDKRKNRGFAFLEYLSHKEASLARRRLMSGRIKVWGNITVTVDWADPIEEPDDEVMSKVKVLYVRNLAVEAAEEIIQAKFEPYGTVERVKKIKDYAFVHFENREDAIKAMEDLNGKELEGSAMEISLAKPPSEKKKERKRQREQEKMMGGYDYDGYGAGRGGPMRGRGRGGFDRRGGDYRGDYGYGGGYDDYGYGGYAEDYRGGYDDPYYNDPYYGGGYDRYDDYGYGGGYGGRGGRGRGGPMGPPRGGMGPRGAPRGRAGFSPRGGAARGGRGGRGGTQQRGRGGRGGGRGGGTRGGAKRKADGQGNQGPDTKRRANNQGGGQWQSAPIAQQPLASQDWGGQGYSGGSSSGGQEWYQDSYGQQWK